A portion of the Daphnia magna isolate NIES linkage group LG4, ASM2063170v1.1, whole genome shotgun sequence genome contains these proteins:
- the LOC116920069 gene encoding uncharacterized protein DDB_G0289357: MGPTKGAKKNSPNKFKSPPKKSQIKKIKKSSRNWSEEEREQLIEAVKNYPCLYDTTCKTYKDITVKTNVKVEISKLFESCSAEDVSLQWGTLVDKFRRTRKQYNNENPTGTSAEDSMSQYSHWDLYQSMLFLEKHIKQRTRFTNMSSATVRNLEASLEEISNDDPLNSNNDHLYLISTNDGGVITLESVSNSMSQEESMDSFAESGYSLMMKDNRNDSPSNNDSTDSTRQREGEDIIRGKKTVNESVKPKSSTPTPSTSSSDFLPSFPESRTKRQRRLAE; this comes from the exons atggggCCTACTAAAGGTGCCAAAAAGAATtcccctaacaaattcaagtcgccccccaaaaaatcacagataaagaaaatcaaaaa GTCTTCAAGAAATTGGTCAGAAGAAGAACGGGAACAGCTAATTGAGGCAGTGAAGAATTATCCATGCTTGTATGACACCACTTGTAAAACATACAAAGACATCACTGTTAAAACCAATGTGAAGGTGGAAATATCCAAACTTTTTGAAAGTTGCAGCGCAGAAGATGTCTCATTGCAATGGGGAACTTTGGTGGACAAGTTcagaagaacaagaaaacagTATAACAACGAGAATCCTACAGGTACTTCTGCGGAAGATTCAATGTCTCAATATTCACATTGGGATTTATATCAAAGTATGTTATTCTTGGAAAAACATATCAAACAAAGAAC GAGATTTACAAATATGTCTTCGGCCACAGTGAGAAATCTTGAAGCTTCATTAGAGGAAATATCAAATGATGATCCACTGAACTCCAATAATGACCATCTATATCTAATATCGACAAATGATGGTGGGGTGATAACGCTTGAAAGTGTTTCAAATTCGATGTCCCAGGAAGAAAGCATGGATTCTTTTGCTGAGAGTGGCTATTCTCTTATGATGAAAG ATAACAGGAATGATTCCCCCAGCAACAACGATTCGACAGATAGTACAAGACAGAGAGAAGGAGAAGATATCATTCGTGGGAAAAAGACAGTGAACGAGAGTGTTAAACCAAAATCATCTACTCCTACTCCGTCAACTTCGTCGAGTG ATTTTCTTCCTAGTTTTCCGGAGAGTCGTACAAAGCGTCAGCGTAGGTTAGCAGAGTAA